The following are from one region of the Vidua macroura isolate BioBank_ID:100142 chromosome 15, ASM2450914v1, whole genome shotgun sequence genome:
- the C1QTNF2 gene encoding complement C1q tumor necrosis factor-related protein 2, translating to MISAVLLLWTVPCVANHILGGFAKRELQEGAQLACSLPGPPGPPGPPGAPGTPGTVGRMGFPGKDGKDGQDGDKGEHGDEGPQGRTGNPGKPGPKGKAGAIGKAGPRGPKGFKGNPGKSGAPGKKGPKGSKGEPGLPGPCSCAGSKARSAFSVAVSTSYPRERLPIKFDRILMNEGGHYNASSGKFICSIPGIYYFTYDITLANKHLAIGLVHNGQYRIKTFDANTGNHDVASGSTILALKQEDEVWLQIFYSEQNGLFYDPYWTDSLFTGFLIYPDQDYLNEV from the exons atGATCTCcgctgtgctgctcctctggaCTGTGCCCTGCGTGGCAAACCACATCCTGGGGGGCTTTGCCAAgcgggagctgcaggagggtgCCCAGCTGGCCTGCAGCCTGCCCGGACCCCCGGggccccccgggccccccggCGCGCCCGGCACTCCCGGCACCGTGGGCAGGATGGGCTTCCCAGGCAAGGATGGCAAGGACGGCCAGGACGGGGACAAAGGCGAGCACGGCGATGAAG GTCCCCAGGGCAGAACAGGAAACCCTGGCAAGCCAGGCCCGAAGGGGAAAGCAGGAGCCATTGGCAAGGCAGGGCCCCGGGGGCCCAAGGGTTTCAAGGGCAATCCCGGGAAAAGCGGGGCCCCGGGGAAGAAAGGGCCCAAAGGGAGCAAGGGTGAGCCCGGGCTGCCGGGACCCTGCAGCTGCGCTGGCAGCAAGGCCAGGTCTGCCTTCTCCGTGGCCGTGTCCACCAGCTACCCCAGGGAGAGGCTGCCCATCAAGTTCGACAGGATCCTGATGAACGAGGGAGGGCATTACAACGCTTCCAGTGGGAAGTTCAtctgcagcatcccagggaTTTACTACTTCACCTACGACATCACTTTGGCCAACAAGCACCTGGCCATTGGCCTGGTCCACAACGGCCAGTACCGCATCAAGACTTTTGATGCCAACACTGGGAACCACGACGTGGCCTCTGGATCGACCATCCTGGCGCTGAAGCAGGAGGATGAGGTGTGGCTGCAAATCTTTTACTCAGAGCAAAATGGGCTCTTTTATGATCCCTACTGGACAGACAGCTTATTTACTGGATTCTTGATTTATCCTGACCAAGATTATCTCAATGAAGTGTAG